In Tachysurus fulvidraco isolate hzauxx_2018 chromosome 3, HZAU_PFXX_2.0, whole genome shotgun sequence, a single window of DNA contains:
- the LOC113647936 gene encoding tumor necrosis factor receptor superfamily member 6B-like isoform X1, whose product MFLLLVSGDAYTVERQTIEYENGDTGETLFCALCPPGTYVSSPCTRTEDTVCLPCPKEHFTQFWNFLPKCLYCSNICEGTRMVEKQCSSTHNRECKCKEGHYQQDHFCLPHTQCPPGMGAKTIGNTQMDTQCQKCPRGTFSAEKSSRAQCRNHTDCGTLQVLFPGRKWQDNICSPCANLTNGGGLEILRVVLPGIFFHQYVKLSKLERFVHSISGHNRRPVRRRALLLNFITKWIANASAHQLKTLPKHLQRVDLHSMAKKVQQMLKRIDKKVSTCQRLEEKTGRINGIFQE is encoded by the exons ATGTTTCTGCTCCTGGTGTCCGGCGACGCCTACACAGTCGAGCGTCAGACCATCGAGTATGAAAACGGTGACACGGGTGAGACGCTGTTCTGTGCACTCTGTCCTCCAGGGACATACGTGTCCTCGCCCTGCACTCGCACCGAAGATACGGTGTGTCTGCCCTGTCCCAAGGAACACTTTACACAGTTCTGGAACTTTCTGCCCAAGTGTCTGTACTGCTCCAACATCTGCGAGGGAACACGGATGGTTGAAAAGCAGTGCTCGTCCACGCACAACAGAGAGTGCAAGTGTAAAGAGGGTCACTACCAGCAGGATCACTTctgtctcccacacacacagtgccccCCTGGGATGGGTGCCAAAACTATCG GTAACACTCAGATGGACACGCAATGCCAGAAATGTCCCAGAGGTACATTTTCAGCAGAGAAGTCGTCCAGAGCTCAGTGTAGAAATCACACAGACTGTGGGACTCTTCAGGTCCTTTTCCCAGGCAGGAAGTGGCAAGACAACATCTGCTCACCGTGTGCTAATCTTACTAACGGAG GAGGATTAGAAATACTGAGAGTCGTTCTGCCAGGAATTTTTTTTCACCAGTACGTCAAACTGAGCAAACTGGAGAGATTCGTCCATTCCATCAGTGGACACAATCGGCGACCGGTTAGGAGGAGAGCGCTGCTTCTTAACTTCATCACCAAGTGGATTGCAAATGCTTCAGCACACCAGCTGAAGACTTTACCGAAGCACCTTCAGAGAGTGGATCTCCACAGCATGGCTAAAAAAGTCCAGCAGATGCTGAAGAGGATCGACAAGAAGGTGTCCACATGTCAAAGGCTAGAGGAGAAGACTGGTAGAATCAATGGTATATTTCAGGAGTAA
- the LOC113647936 gene encoding tumor necrosis factor receptor superfamily member 6B-like isoform X2, whose protein sequence is MFLLLVSGDAYTVERQTIEYENGDTGETLFCALCPPGTYVSSPCTRTEDTVCLPCPKEHFTQFWNFLPKCLYCSNCLPHTQCPPGMGAKTIGNTQMDTQCQKCPRGTFSAEKSSRAQCRNHTDCGTLQVLFPGRKWQDNICSPCANLTNGGGLEILRVVLPGIFFHQYVKLSKLERFVHSISGHNRRPVRRRALLLNFITKWIANASAHQLKTLPKHLQRVDLHSMAKKVQQMLKRIDKKVSTCQRLEEKTGRINGIFQE, encoded by the exons ATGTTTCTGCTCCTGGTGTCCGGCGACGCCTACACAGTCGAGCGTCAGACCATCGAGTATGAAAACGGTGACACGGGTGAGACGCTGTTCTGTGCACTCTGTCCTCCAGGGACATACGTGTCCTCGCCCTGCACTCGCACCGAAGATACGGTGTGTCTGCCCTGTCCCAAGGAACACTTTACACAGTTCTGGAACTTTCTGCCCAAGTGTCTGTACTGCTCCAA ctgtctcccacacacacagtgccccCCTGGGATGGGTGCCAAAACTATCG GTAACACTCAGATGGACACGCAATGCCAGAAATGTCCCAGAGGTACATTTTCAGCAGAGAAGTCGTCCAGAGCTCAGTGTAGAAATCACACAGACTGTGGGACTCTTCAGGTCCTTTTCCCAGGCAGGAAGTGGCAAGACAACATCTGCTCACCGTGTGCTAATCTTACTAACGGAG GAGGATTAGAAATACTGAGAGTCGTTCTGCCAGGAATTTTTTTTCACCAGTACGTCAAACTGAGCAAACTGGAGAGATTCGTCCATTCCATCAGTGGACACAATCGGCGACCGGTTAGGAGGAGAGCGCTGCTTCTTAACTTCATCACCAAGTGGATTGCAAATGCTTCAGCACACCAGCTGAAGACTTTACCGAAGCACCTTCAGAGAGTGGATCTCCACAGCATGGCTAAAAAAGTCCAGCAGATGCTGAAGAGGATCGACAAGAAGGTGTCCACATGTCAAAGGCTAGAGGAGAAGACTGGTAGAATCAATGGTATATTTCAGGAGTAA